One window from the genome of Leptospira wolffii serovar Khorat str. Khorat-H2 encodes:
- a CDS encoding GNAT family N-acetyltransferase, translating to MDQKPNIGLIDPYSSEAIEMMEALWIEIQTRYGFQAPNPMKPEHFIGPRYGFWIAKSGQETAGSVALVPWSQSVAELDVMYVDPRFRRSGIASLLVEALESFAKKEGFSFIRLRAGAPQPEALRFYEKQGYIRIESFGRWASDDTAWCYEKKILD from the coding sequence ATGGATCAAAAACCTAATATCGGCCTTATCGATCCCTATTCTTCCGAGGCGATAGAAATGATGGAAGCGCTTTGGATAGAAATCCAAACAAGATATGGATTCCAAGCTCCCAATCCGATGAAGCCGGAACATTTCATCGGTCCTAGATACGGATTTTGGATAGCCAAGTCCGGACAGGAAACCGCAGGAAGCGTGGCTTTGGTTCCTTGGTCGCAAAGCGTCGCCGAATTGGATGTGATGTACGTGGATCCTAGGTTCAGGAGATCCGGAATCGCCTCTCTTCTGGTAGAAGCCTTGGAATCCTTCGCTAAAAAAGAAGGATTCTCTTTCATTCGTCTCAGAGCGGGGGCTCCCCAACCTGAAGCATTACGTTTTTATGAGAAGCAAGGATATATAAGAATAGAGTCCTTCGGTCGATGGGCTTCCGACGATACCGCCTGGTGCTACGAAAAGAAAATCTTGGATTAA